The Amycolatopsis coloradensis sequence GACCACGGTGAACTGGGCGGCCAAGACGGCGAACTGGCTGGTCGACGAGTTCGACGTCGAACCCGGGGACGAGGTCGCCGTGGTGCTGCCGTCGCATTGGCAGACCGCCGGTGTCCTGCTGGGCGCGTGGTGGTGCGGCGCCAAGGTGGTGACGGAGACCGCGGGCGCGCGGGTGGCGTTCGTCGCGCCGGGCGGGGCGTCCGGCGCGACCGCCACGGCCGTCGTCTCGCTGCACCCGATGGGTCTCGGGCTGCCAGCCGGTTCCGTGCCGGACGGGGCACTGGACTACCTGACCGAAGCCCGGCTTTCGGGTGACCAGTTCAGCCCGCTGTTCCCCGTGCCCGGCGACACTCCGGCGCTCGGATCGTCCACTGTAGACGAGGTGCTCGCGGAAGCCCGCTCCCGCGCTTCCGCCGCGGGCCTGTCAGCCGAGGATCGCGTTCTGTCCACTGTGGACTGGGTGGGTGAGGAAGGGATTCTCGCGGGGTTCCTGACACCGCTGGCGGCGGGTGCGCATCTGGTCCAGGTCACCGACGCGGATCCGGCCAAACTCGCTTCCCGGCGCGAAGCCGAGCGGACGACGGCGGATCTTCCCTCCTGAAATGCCATGAAAGGTCCTTTCCTTGCAGGATTCGCAAGGAAAGGACCTTGCATAGCGTTTGGGTCAGGCGTCCTGGAGCTGCTTCGCCTCACGCTTGCGCCCGAAAAGCGCGTGGTCGAGCGACAGCTTGCCGGCGTTGAAGCCGAGCGCGAGCCCGGCGACCGCCAGGACGAGGACGAGTTCGTAACCGCCCTGGCCGGTGAGGCCGTTGTCGAGGTGCACCGAGAGCAGAGCACCGACTGAGACCACGACGAAGCCGAGGCCGACCAGCGGCGTCAGGAAACCGACGATGAACAAGATCGCGCCCACGATCTCCACCGCGATCGCGAAGATCGCCGCGAGCGTCGGCAGCGGGATTCCGGTCTGCTCGAAGAACTTCGCGGTGCCGTCGATCCCGTTTTCCCACTTCTGCAGGCCGTGTGCGAGGAAGACCACACCGACACCGATCCGGCCGAGCAGGAGGGCGACATCCTTGAAACGAGCGAACATCGGGTATCAGCTTTCTGGTCGGTGAATATTCAACTTACTCGGATCACGGTAGGGCACCGGGCGGCTCCGATGGCACCTTCGGAGCGTGATCGACAGGTACCCGACAGGAAGCGGGGCCGACCGGACGTTGCTTCCCGTGCGGCAGACTCTCGTCCGTGACGGACGAACGGCTGGCCGGCCTGTGGTCGGATGAAATCCTGCATCCCGGCAGCGTCGAGTCCGTGGACCTGGTGTTCCGCCGCGACGGCTCCGGATGGCTCTACTGGTCGAGCTGGAGCACCGAGTTCGCGGTGTCCCGCTTCACCTGGGCGACCGCTGGCGAACTGGTCTTGAAGTTCCATCGCACCCTCGAGGGCACGTGGTCGATCGACAACGGTGTCACCCGTCACGACGTCGAATCCAACGAAAAGGAAGAGTCCGTCATCGAGGTCGGCTACGAGATCGCACCCGGCGAAGACCCGTTCGGCACCCCGGTGACCCTGCTCTCGCTGGACCGCCCGCTGACCGAGCACCTGGCGGGCTCACGGTTCGCGTGGGCCGAGAAACCGGAGTCGCTCAGCGACCCGTCCGCCGATGCTTCGCGGCCAGACCCGTCCAGCCGCCACTGACGGCCAGCACCTCGAGCACGCGCTCGGCCTGCTCCGCGAAGCCGGCCAGATCGGCGTGCAGCAACGCTATCCGCTCGGCATCGAGCGGGACCTCGTCGTCGGCCCACAGCTCGATCACCGTGCTGACGGTCCACACGAGGAACTGGATGATCCGGATGAACCCCTCCGACGGCTCGTCGACGGCCTCGCGGTAGCCCGTCTCGATCTCGTCGCAGGCCGCGACCAGCTCCCGCAGCGGCTTGACGACGTCGGCCGCCGTCCCGTCCCACGCGGCCGTCGGCCACGTGCGATCCCCGAGTTCGAGCCACAACCGCCAGCCGGCGATCAGCTCGGCCTCGTCGTGCGGTGTCCACGACACCGGTGCGAACCAGAACATCCTTCGAGAGTGACACCGGCGGTCCATGAACGCCGTACTTCCGTGAAGCATCTCACCGAGGGGCGATCTCACCTGCGCATTTCGTCACCTGAATGCGAGCCCCGAAGCGCGTGAAGGCCTCCTTCCTTCGGCTGAGCCGAGGGAAGGAGGCCTTCACGCGNCGTGAAGGCCTCCTTCCTTCGGCTGAGCCGAGGGAAGGAGGCCTTCACGCGGGAACGAATCAGCCCTTGAGCAGGGCGCGCGCCATGACCATGCGCTGGATCTGGTTGGTGCCTTCGTAGATCTGGGTGATCTTCGCGTCGCGCATCATGCGCTCCACCGGGAAGTCGCGCGTGTAGCCCGCGCCACCGAAGAGCTGCACGGCGTCCGTCGTCACCGACATCGCGATGTCCGACGCGTACGCCTTCGCGGCCGCGGCCATGTAGCCGCCGCGCTTGTCGCCACGCTCGGTCGCCGCGGCGGAGGCGTAGACGAGGTTCCGGGCGGCCTCGATCTTGATGCCCATGTCGGCCAGCATGAACTGGACGCCCTGGAACTCCGAGATCGACTTGCCGAACTGCTTGCGCTCCTTGACGTAGGCGATCGACGCGTCGAGCGCGCCCTGTGCGATGCCCAGCGCCTGCGCGCCGATGGTCGGGCGGGTGTGGTCGAGGGTGCGCAGCGCGGTCTTCAGGCCGGTGCCGGGCTCGCCGATGATGCGGTCGGCCGGGATGGTGCAGTTCTCGAAGTGGATCTCGCGGGTCGGCGAGCCCTTGATGCCGAGCTTCCGCTCCTTCGAGCCGACGGTGAAGCCGGGGTCGTCCTTGTGCACGACGAACGCGGAGATGCCGTTGGCCTTCTTTTCGGCGTTCGGGTCGGTCACCGCCATCACGGTGTACCAGGACGATTCACCCGCGTTGGTGATCCAGCACTTGGTGCCGTTCAGCACCCAGTGGTCGCCGTCGAGCTTCGCGCGGGTGCGCATCGACGCGGTGTCCGAGCCGGCTTCGCGCTCCGAAAGCGCGTACGACGCCGACGCTTCACCGGAGGCGATCGAGGGCAGTACCAGCTTCTTGAGGTCTTCCGACGCCGAAAGAATGATCGGCACCGTGCCCAGCTTGTTCACCGCCGGGATCAACGACGCCGACGCGTCGACACGCGCGACCTCTTCGATCACGATGCAGGCGGCGATGGCGTCCGCGCCCTGGCCGTCGTAGGCCTCGTCGATGTGGACGGCGTTGAAACCCGATTTGACCAGCGCGTTGTACGCCTCGATCGGGTAGCGCTCGTCCTCGTCGACCGCGGCCGCGTAGGGCTCGATCTCCTTCTCCGCGAGGGCCCGCACCGCGGCCCGCAGCTCCTCGTGCTCTTCGGCAAGCTGGTACAGACCCGGGCCGTCAGACACCTTCGTCACCTCTTCTAACCGCGTTTGGGAGTTTGACCGATGTTAGCGCTCGTTCACATCGTGCGACATCGCGAGCGCTTGTGTCTTTGACCGCAAAGTCCGTACGTTCGAGTGATGGAGCTCACCCCGTTCCCCCGGTCGCTCGATTATCCCGAGGTCCCGGTCGGCTCGGTGCTCGCCGGCGCCGCTGCCCGCTGGGGCGCCCGCACGGCCTTCGCCCACGGAGACCAGAGCCTCACCTTCGCCGAGACGTACAGCGCGGCCTGCCGCTTCGCGAACGCCCTGCGCGCCGAGAGCGTCGGGCGAGGCGACGTCGTCGCGCTCCACCTGCCGAACTGCCTGGCGTACCCGGTCGCGTACTACGGGACACTGCTCGCCGGGGCCACCTTCAGCCCGGCGAACCCGCTGCTCCCGCCGGACGACCTCGCCTTCCAGCTGGCCGACGCCGGAGCGGTCGCCGCCGTCACCGTCGGCCCCGTCGCCCGGGTGCTCGCTTCGGTCCGTGACCGGACATCGGTCCGGCTGAGCATCGTCGTTCACCCGCCCGAGGCATTGGGGGAGGGAGAAGTCGAGTTCACCGAGTTCTCCTCCGCTCACTCCGACGAACGGCCGGACGTCGAGATCGACATCTACCGCGATCTCGCCCATCTGGCGTACACCGGCGGCACCACCGGACGCTCGAAGGGCGTGTGCCTGCCGCACCGGAACGTCGTGGTCAACAGCCTTCAGAGTTCTTGCTGGCGGCTGGGCGCGGTCCCGGCCCTCGACGCGTCAGGAGAGGTGATCGTCGAGCAGCTCGGCGGTCCGGACGAATGGCCGTCGCGGATCGGCACCGGCGTCGCCCTCAACCTGACGCCGTGGTTCCACGCCATGGGCACCATCGCCGCGCTCAACGTCCCGCTGCTCGACGGCGGCACCGTCGTCCTGCACGACCGCTTCGACCCGGCCGCGTACGTGGCCGACGCCGAACTGCTGCGGGTCACCACGATCGGCGGGGCACCGGCGTTGTTCGCCGCCTTGCTCGCCTGCCCCGAGTTTCACACAGCCGACCTGTCTTCGGTACTGACCATCGGTTCCGGCGCGGCGCCGATGAACCACGAGATGATCCGCGCCCTGCAGAAACGCTTCCCCGGAGTGATCATCACCGAGGGATACGGCCTCACCGAGGTCACCATGGGCTCCGTCATCGCGCCGTCGTATCGCTCCGCCACCCGGAAGGTGGGTTCGGTCGGCCTTCCGCTGCCCGACACCGAGATCAAGATCGTCCCGACCGAAGGCGGCGAAGATCCGTTGCCCGCCGGGGAAAGCGGCGAGGTGTGCCTGCGCGGCCCACAGGTGATGACCGGCTATCGCAACCGCCCCGAAGAGACCGCGGCCGCGCTCGTCGACGGCTGGCTGCACACCGGCGACATCGGCACCCTCGACGAGGACGGTTATCTGTCCATTGTGGACCGCAAAAAGGACATGCTGCTGTACAAGGGATACAACGTCTTCCCGCGCGAACTCGAAGAGCTGCTGATCACCCTGCCCGGCGTCGCCGCGGCGGCCGTCGTCGGCAAACCGGACACCGAGGTCGGTGAGCTACCGGTCGCGTTCGTGGTGCGCAGCGACGAGAACGTCACCGCCGAGCAACTCCTGGAGGCCGTCGGCGCCCGCGTCCTGCCGTACAAGCGGCTGCGCGCGATCCACTTCGTCGACCAGATCCCGGTGTCGGCCGCCGGGAAGGTGCTCAAACGGGAACTGCGGAAGCAACTCGCCGAGTGACGCTCAGCGGCCGCGGAGATTTCCGATCACCAGCTCCGCGGCCTTGAGCGCCACCGCACACCGGTCGTCGCCCCAGTACTGCGACTTGGCTTCGTTGACCTGGGAGTATCTAAACTCCAGCAGTTCGGTGTCCGTGACTCCGACCTCGACAGTGCAGGCTTTGAGCGTGGAACCGTTGTATTCGAAGGTCGGCGGGTTCCCGACCTGTTCGACCGCAGGAAGACCGCTGATCGACAACTCCCGCCAGTGGGAAAACTTCGACGGATCCCGCTTGTGCTGGTCCACTCGTTCCTCAAGACTGCCCGTGGCCGCCCGGGGGATCCCAACTGTCAACGAGCCCGCGCGGAACTGGTCCCACTTGCAGGCGCGGTCGTATCCGACGGAGTACCGCTCCGCTTTCACCTTGTCCGGCGGATCAGCGATCAGCGCGGCGACTTCGGCACGACCGAGAACGCCACAAGGGTCCACGGTGAAGGAATCCAAGGGCAGTGGGTCCCGCACCGGCGCGGCGGGGATCGCAGGCCCCGTCAGAGCACGCACCGGCGGCGCGTCGAGGACCTTACCGAATCCACAACCCACAACAAGCGATGCCAGCAAGATACAGATACCCAAGAACAAAGATCGCACATGTTTTCCTTCCAGCACTCGCAGAATGTCAACGGCCGCGGA is a genomic window containing:
- a CDS encoding TIGR03089 family protein, which translates into the protein MSLTELLLRPVLGSPAKPLITHYDDKQGSRVELSVATTVNWAAKTANWLVDEFDVEPGDEVAVVLPSHWQTAGVLLGAWWCGAKVVTETAGARVAFVAPGGASGATATAVVSLHPMGLGLPAGSVPDGALDYLTEARLSGDQFSPLFPVPGDTPALGSSTVDEVLAEARSRASAAGLSAEDRVLSTVDWVGEEGILAGFLTPLAAGAHLVQVTDADPAKLASRREAERTTADLPS
- a CDS encoding DoxX family protein — encoded protein: MFARFKDVALLLGRIGVGVVFLAHGLQKWENGIDGTAKFFEQTGIPLPTLAAIFAIAVEIVGAILFIVGFLTPLVGLGFVVVSVGALLSVHLDNGLTGQGGYELVLVLAVAGLALGFNAGKLSLDHALFGRKREAKQLQDA
- a CDS encoding acyl-CoA dehydrogenase family protein, which gives rise to MTKVSDGPGLYQLAEEHEELRAAVRALAEKEIEPYAAAVDEDERYPIEAYNALVKSGFNAVHIDEAYDGQGADAIAACIVIEEVARVDASASLIPAVNKLGTVPIILSASEDLKKLVLPSIASGEASASYALSEREAGSDTASMRTRAKLDGDHWVLNGTKCWITNAGESSWYTVMAVTDPNAEKKANGISAFVVHKDDPGFTVGSKERKLGIKGSPTREIHFENCTIPADRIIGEPGTGLKTALRTLDHTRPTIGAQALGIAQGALDASIAYVKERKQFGKSISEFQGVQFMLADMGIKIEAARNLVYASAAATERGDKRGGYMAAAAKAYASDIAMSVTTDAVQLFGGAGYTRDFPVERMMRDAKITQIYEGTNQIQRMVMARALLKG
- a CDS encoding class I adenylate-forming enzyme family protein, coding for MELTPFPRSLDYPEVPVGSVLAGAAARWGARTAFAHGDQSLTFAETYSAACRFANALRAESVGRGDVVALHLPNCLAYPVAYYGTLLAGATFSPANPLLPPDDLAFQLADAGAVAAVTVGPVARVLASVRDRTSVRLSIVVHPPEALGEGEVEFTEFSSAHSDERPDVEIDIYRDLAHLAYTGGTTGRSKGVCLPHRNVVVNSLQSSCWRLGAVPALDASGEVIVEQLGGPDEWPSRIGTGVALNLTPWFHAMGTIAALNVPLLDGGTVVLHDRFDPAAYVADAELLRVTTIGGAPALFAALLACPEFHTADLSSVLTIGSGAAPMNHEMIRALQKRFPGVIITEGYGLTEVTMGSVIAPSYRSATRKVGSVGLPLPDTEIKIVPTEGGEDPLPAGESGEVCLRGPQVMTGYRNRPEETAAALVDGWLHTGDIGTLDEDGYLSIVDRKKDMLLYKGYNVFPRELEELLITLPGVAAAAVVGKPDTEVGELPVAFVVRSDENVTAEQLLEAVGARVLPYKRLRAIHFVDQIPVSAAGKVLKRELRKQLAE
- a CDS encoding DUF3558 domain-containing protein, translated to MLEGKHVRSLFLGICILLASLVVGCGFGKVLDAPPVRALTGPAIPAAPVRDPLPLDSFTVDPCGVLGRAEVAALIADPPDKVKAERYSVGYDRACKWDQFRAGSLTVGIPRAATGSLEERVDQHKRDPSKFSHWRELSISGLPAVEQVGNPPTFEYNGSTLKACTVEVGVTDTELLEFRYSQVNEAKSQYWGDDRCAVALKAAELVIGNLRGR